TTGTTGTTGTCCGCCCGACAATCCCAACGCATTCTTTTTGAGTCTGTCTTTTACCTCATCCCAGATCGCCGCATCACATAAAGCACGCTCTACGATCTCATCTAATTCTACCCGATTGGTAATACCATGCGTTCTGGGTCCGTAAGCAACATTATCATAGATACTCATAGGAAATGGATTCGGCTTTTGAAATACCATACCGATATCTTTGCGAAGCTGATTCACATCGATCTCTTTGGCAAAAATATCAATACCTGCGTAACGAATATCACCGCTGATCTTGACATTGGGAATCAAGTCATTCATACGATTGAGCGTTTTTAAAAACGTAGACTTACCACAGCCTGAAGGTCCGATAAAAGCTGTAATATTCCTTTGTGGTATCTCAATATTGATATTCTTCAACGCCTGATG
This Selenomonadales bacterium DNA region includes the following protein-coding sequences:
- the pstB gene encoding phosphate ABC transporter ATP-binding protein → MNSIITVNDMCLWYGDHQALKNINIEIPQRNITAFIGPSGCGKSTFLKTLNRMNDLIPNVKISGDIRYAGIDIFAKEIDVNQLRKDIGMVFQKPNPFPMSIYDNVAYGPRTHGITNRVELDEIVERALCDAAIWDEVKDRLKKNALGLSGGQQQRLCIARALAVQPKVLLMDEPTSALDPISTSRIEELVMELKEKYTIVMVTHNMQQALRVSDYTAFFLLGELVEFGKTDDIFSEPRDKRTEDYITGRFG